The Streptomyces sp. NL15-2K genome contains a region encoding:
- a CDS encoding family 2 encapsulin nanocompartment cargo protein polyprenyl transferase, with protein sequence MAEFMTETKQSSAAERPLDGHEAAVILEGARASVDPELRSALESLPGSMRRIALYHFGWEHADGTPAAGNAGKAIRPALVLTAAAALGGQRARAAAVRAAAAVELVHNFTLLHDDVMDRDTTRRHRPTAWTVFGDADAILAGDALQALALRLLAEDPHPASSRAAARLAACVVELCAGQHADTAMELCRPGEVTLDEALAMAEAKTGALLGCACALGALYAGAPEEDVEALDAFGREAGLAFQLIDDVIGIWGDPDSTGKPAGADLAARKKSLPVVAALASGTPAASELAELYDVPYEKEDAEDIARTALAVEQAGGRDWAQVQAADRMARAMQELTRAVSDPEAAGGLLALAEFVTRRSN encoded by the coding sequence ATGGCCGAGTTCATGACGGAGACGAAACAGAGCTCCGCAGCGGAGCGACCGCTCGACGGGCACGAGGCGGCGGTGATCCTGGAGGGAGCCCGGGCGTCGGTGGACCCCGAGCTGCGCTCCGCCCTGGAGTCGCTGCCCGGCTCCATGCGCCGTATCGCGCTCTACCACTTCGGCTGGGAGCACGCGGACGGCACACCGGCGGCCGGCAACGCGGGCAAGGCGATCCGCCCCGCACTCGTCCTCACCGCGGCCGCCGCGCTCGGCGGACAGCGGGCGCGGGCCGCGGCCGTACGGGCGGCCGCGGCGGTGGAACTGGTCCACAACTTCACGCTGTTGCACGACGACGTGATGGACCGCGACACCACCCGGCGGCACCGGCCCACCGCGTGGACCGTGTTCGGCGACGCCGACGCGATCCTGGCCGGGGACGCGCTCCAGGCGCTGGCCCTGCGGCTGCTCGCCGAGGACCCGCACCCGGCGTCCTCGCGGGCCGCCGCCCGACTCGCGGCCTGCGTGGTCGAGCTGTGCGCCGGCCAGCACGCGGACACGGCCATGGAGCTGTGCCGTCCGGGAGAGGTCACTCTCGACGAGGCGCTGGCCATGGCCGAGGCCAAGACGGGCGCGCTGCTCGGGTGCGCCTGCGCCCTCGGCGCGCTGTACGCGGGAGCGCCGGAGGAGGACGTCGAGGCCCTGGACGCGTTCGGCCGTGAGGCCGGGCTCGCCTTCCAGCTCATCGACGACGTGATCGGCATATGGGGCGACCCCGACAGCACCGGCAAGCCGGCCGGCGCGGACCTCGCCGCCCGCAAGAAGTCGCTGCCGGTGGTCGCCGCGCTCGCCTCCGGCACACCGGCGGCCTCCGAACTGGCCGAGCTGTACGACGTTCCCTACGAGAAGGAGGACGCGGAGGACATCGCGCGCACGGCGCTGGCCGTGGAGCAGGCGGGCGGGCGCGACTGGGCGCAGGTCCAGGCGGCCGACCGGATGGCCCGCGCCATGCAGGAGCTGACCCGTGCGGTGTCCGACCCGGAGGCGGCGGGCGGGTTGCTCGCGCTCGCCGAGTTCGTGACGCGGCGCAGCAACTGA